From one Orcinus orca chromosome 10, mOrcOrc1.1, whole genome shotgun sequence genomic stretch:
- the ZNF501 gene encoding zinc finger protein 501 has protein sequence MWKSNLTQHLRIHTGEKPYKCNECEKAFQTKAVLVQHLRIHTGEKPYKCNECGKAFCQSPSLVKHLRIHTGEKPYKCSECGKAFSQSICLTRHQRSHSGDRPYKCNDCGKAFNQSACLRQHQRIHSGEKPYICTKCGKAFIQNSSLVEHERTHTAEKLFKCSECEKTFRKQAHLSEHYRIHTGEKAYECANCGKSFRHSSALARHQRLHAGE, from the exons ATGTGGAAA TCAAATCTTACTCAACATCTGAGGATTCATACGggagagaaaccttataaatgtaatgaatgtgaGAAAGCCTTTCAAACAAAAGCAGTCCTTGTCCAGCATCTGAGAATTCATACTGGGGAGAAACCCTATAAATGCAATGAATGTGGCAAAGCCTTTTGTCAGAGTCCATCCCTTGTTAAACACctgagaattcatactggagagaagccctataAATGCAGCGAGTGTGGCAAAGCCTTCAGTCAGAGCATATGCCTTACTCGTCATCAGAGAAGTCATTCTGGAGATAGACCTTATAAGTGTAATgactgtgggaaagcctttaATCAGAGTGCGTGCCTCAGGCAGCATCAGAGAATCCACTCAGGAGAGAAGCCCTACATATGTACCAAATGTGGTAAAGCCTTCATTCAGAACTCTTCCCTTGTTGAACATGAGAGAACTCACACTGCAGAGAAACTTTTTAAGTGTAGTGAGTGTGAAAAAACCTTCCGCAAGCAAGCACACCTTAGTGAACATTACagaattcacactggagagaaagctTATGAATGTGCTAACTGTGGGAAATCCTTCAGGCACAGCTCAGCACTTGCTCGACATCAGAGGCTTCATGCTGGGGAATAA
- the KIAA1143 gene encoding uncharacterized protein KIAA1143 homolog isoform X1, whose protein sequence is MGPSSHPRPAPSPSVLRPQAGHLQTNYCLFRPGSYLSFSQCCCVFENDFTQRIQLQLPGEDGDHSDKEDEQPQVVVLKKGDLSVEEVMKIKTEIKAAKADEEPASADGRIMYRKPVKRSSDEKYSGLRASSKKKKTNEEDEINKQDSVKKNSQKQIKNSSLLSFDNEDENE, encoded by the exons ATGGGTCCCTCCTCGCACCCGCGGCCGGCCCCTAGTCCGAGTGTCCTCAGACCCCAGGCTGGTCATCTTCAAACAAACTACTGCCTCTTTCGCCCAGGAAGCTATTTGTCGTTTTCACAGTGCTGCTGTGTTTTTGAAAATGACTTCACGCAG aGAATCCAGCTTCAGCTCCCAGGTGAAGATGGTGATCACAGTGACAAAGAAGATGAACAGCCCCAAGTGGTGGTTTTAAAAAAGGGAGACCTATCAGTTGAAGAagtcatgaaaattaaaacagaaataaaggctGCCAAAGCAG ATGAAGAACCAGCTTCAGCTGATGGAAGAATTATGTATCGAAAACCAGTCAAGCGTTCCTCAGATGAAAAATATTCCGGTTTAAGAGCAAgctcaaaaaagaagaagacaaatgaagaagatgaaataaataagcaggattcagttaaaaaaaactcACAAAAGCAAATCAAAAATAGTAGCCTCCTTTCTTTTGACAATGAAGATGAAAATGAATaa
- the KIAA1143 gene encoding uncharacterized protein KIAA1143 homolog isoform X2, whose amino-acid sequence MSKRNQVSYVRPAEPAFLARFKERIGYEEGPTVETKRIQLQLPGEDGDHSDKEDEQPQVVVLKKGDLSVEEVMKIKTEIKAAKADEEPASADGRIMYRKPVKRSSDEKYSGLRASSKKKKTNEEDEINKQDSVKKNSQKQIKNSSLLSFDNEDENE is encoded by the exons ATGAGCAAGCGGAACCAGGTGTCGTACGTGCGGCCAGCCGAGCCGGCGTTCCTGGCCCGCTTCAAGGAACGGATCGGCTACGAGGAAGGGCCCACGGTAGAAACCAAG aGAATCCAGCTTCAGCTCCCAGGTGAAGATGGTGATCACAGTGACAAAGAAGATGAACAGCCCCAAGTGGTGGTTTTAAAAAAGGGAGACCTATCAGTTGAAGAagtcatgaaaattaaaacagaaataaaggctGCCAAAGCAG ATGAAGAACCAGCTTCAGCTGATGGAAGAATTATGTATCGAAAACCAGTCAAGCGTTCCTCAGATGAAAAATATTCCGGTTTAAGAGCAAgctcaaaaaagaagaagacaaatgaagaagatgaaataaataagcaggattcagttaaaaaaaactcACAAAAGCAAATCAAAAATAGTAGCCTCCTTTCTTTTGACAATGAAGATGAAAATGAATaa